The following proteins are co-located in the Anaerolineae bacterium genome:
- a CDS encoding DnaJ C-terminal domain-containing protein yields the protein MSATDYYKMLGISKDASDGEIKKAYRKLAMKYHPDHTKGDKADEEKFKKISEAYAVLSDKKKRSQYDTFGSTGFQQRYSQEDIFKGFNFSDILREFGMGGASFSTGKQGDMRFAFENNSPFGTRARGRQAQIKGSDLLYELHLTIQEVATGTNKTVKLQHNGHSENITVKIPKGMISGKKLRLAGKGQQSPYGGPPGDLYIQSKVLGDPVYSIKGYNLYINSEIKLSEALLGTSVSVPTVEGKELNLKIPAGTKHKTKMRLSGYGLPNMQTREKGDLFVIINIYLPKSLSDNQKSLIKQLEKAGL from the coding sequence ATGTCTGCAACCGATTATTATAAAATGCTTGGCATAAGCAAAGATGCTTCTGATGGGGAAATCAAAAAGGCTTATCGGAAGCTTGCCATGAAGTATCATCCTGATCATACTAAAGGAGATAAAGCAGATGAAGAAAAGTTTAAGAAAATAAGTGAGGCTTATGCTGTTCTTAGCGACAAGAAAAAACGCAGCCAATATGACACGTTCGGCTCAACCGGATTCCAGCAGCGCTATTCACAGGAAGACATATTTAAAGGTTTTAATTTTTCAGATATTCTAAGAGAGTTCGGCATGGGCGGCGCAAGCTTCTCCACCGGCAAGCAGGGCGACATGCGCTTTGCATTTGAAAATAATTCCCCTTTTGGCACGCGTGCAAGAGGCCGGCAAGCTCAAATCAAAGGATCTGACCTGCTATATGAATTACATCTTACAATACAGGAGGTGGCAACCGGAACAAACAAGACTGTAAAATTGCAGCATAATGGTCACAGTGAAAATATAACAGTAAAAATTCCAAAAGGAATGATTTCAGGAAAAAAACTTCGCCTTGCAGGAAAAGGTCAGCAAAGCCCATATGGAGGACCTCCCGGGGATCTGTACATTCAATCCAAAGTGCTTGGCGATCCGGTTTACAGCATAAAAGGATATAACCTTTATATAAACAGTGAAATAAAATTAAGCGAAGCCCTTCTTGGAACCAGCGTATCTGTTCCGACTGTTGAAGGAAAAGAGTTAAATTTGAAAATACCTGCCGGAACAAAGCATAAAACTAAAATGAGACTCTCCGGCTACGGGCTCCCAAATATGCAAACCCGAGAAAAAGGGGATCTTTTTGTAATTATCAATATCTATCTGCCGAAAAGTCTCAGTGATAATCAAAAATCGCTGATTAAACAATTAGAAAAGGCTGGTTTGTAG
- the hpt gene encoding hypoxanthine phosphoribosyltransferase: MYELIPVLKKNSIEKIVDDLACRISSDYKNSEPVLIGVLKGAFVFLSDLMRRLTIPVKIDFVRVSSYGSGTSSSGNIRLTKEIELDIKNKDVLIIEDIVDTGLTLTYLVDYLKSFGPKSVKICSLLDKHERREVNIKVDYVGHVLKEGFIVGYGIDYNENFRHLADIYHLKL, encoded by the coding sequence ATGTATGAACTAATTCCTGTTCTTAAAAAAAATAGTATTGAAAAAATAGTAGATGACCTCGCGTGCAGAATTTCATCTGACTATAAAAATAGCGAGCCTGTTCTTATCGGCGTTTTAAAGGGAGCCTTTGTTTTTTTATCCGATCTAATGCGCCGTCTTACTATTCCTGTTAAGATCGATTTTGTTCGTGTATCCAGCTATGGTTCCGGCACCTCTTCATCAGGCAACATCCGTTTGACCAAAGAAATAGAGCTTGATATAAAAAATAAGGATGTGCTGATAATCGAAGATATTGTAGATACAGGTTTGACCTTAACCTATCTTGTTGATTACTTGAAATCTTTTGGCCCAAAGTCTGTAAAAATCTGTTCTCTGCTTGATAAACATGAGCGGCGTGAGGTAAATATTAAAGTTGATTACGTTGGTCATGTATTAAAAGAAGGATTCATTGTTGGATATGGAATTGATTATAATGAAAACTTCAGGCACTTAGCGGATATTTACCACTTAAAACTATAG
- a CDS encoding DUF3426 domain-containing protein, with protein sequence MIITCEKCNTKFNLDENLLKQSGSKVRCSKCRNIFLAYPPTEMERVAGPAEEMVGSETEEEAEPAFETEEEELYMFDIEETPETETKVKEEPEEIEFELDAEPLVKEELKEPEQELELADVDKEEIKKEVAETVDLELQADQMEKEEVEKPKEADKEVAETVNLEPQADQMEKEEVEKPKEADVETEEASITTEQETTPAEKKRISTPVLVALIIALLTAGAYGTYMALNSMNIKIPFISDLVEPAVQDEVGDLKIIAFDIADKSIDNPESGELFIISGKVKNGYSGARSFIRVTGKLYDEERALSKTATVCCGNVLSDEDLSTMDMNSINKRLLNLSGDNKSNVNIKPGEVLQFMIVFANIEDNIKEYTVEVAGSSPAQNKG encoded by the coding sequence ATGATTATAACCTGTGAAAAATGCAATACAAAGTTTAATTTAGATGAAAATCTTTTAAAACAGTCGGGTTCCAAAGTCCGGTGCTCAAAATGCCGGAATATTTTCCTGGCCTATCCGCCGACTGAGATGGAAAGAGTTGCCGGGCCGGCTGAAGAAATGGTTGGATCTGAAACAGAAGAAGAAGCAGAGCCAGCTTTCGAAACCGAGGAAGAGGAACTTTATATGTTTGATATAGAAGAAACGCCGGAAACTGAAACCAAGGTAAAAGAAGAGCCTGAAGAGATTGAATTTGAGCTGGATGCGGAACCTTTAGTTAAAGAAGAGCTCAAGGAGCCTGAGCAGGAACTTGAACTTGCGGATGTTGATAAGGAAGAAATTAAAAAGGAGGTCGCAGAAACTGTAGATTTAGAGCTTCAGGCCGATCAAATGGAAAAAGAAGAGGTTGAAAAACCAAAGGAGGCTGATAAAGAGGTCGCAGAAACTGTAAATTTAGAGCCTCAGGCCGATCAAATGGAAAAAGAAGAGGTTGAAAAACCAAAGGAGGCTGATGTTGAAACAGAAGAAGCCTCAATAACAACCGAACAGGAAACAACGCCTGCTGAGAAAAAACGTATCAGCACTCCGGTACTGGTTGCGTTGATCATAGCGCTTTTGACAGCAGGGGCCTATGGCACCTATATGGCGCTAAATAGCATGAATATCAAAATCCCTTTTATCAGCGATCTTGTTGAACCCGCTGTTCAGGATGAGGTCGGCGACCTGAAAATAATTGCTTTTGATATCGCCGATAAATCCATCGACAACCCTGAGTCCGGAGAACTTTTTATTATATCAGGCAAGGTTAAAAATGGATATTCCGGAGCACGCAGTTTTATTAGAGTAACAGGAAAACTCTATGACGAAGAAAGAGCTCTTTCAAAAACAGCAACTGTTTGCTGCGGCAATGTGCTGTCTGACGAGGACCTGTCAACTATGGATATGAATTCAATAAACAAAAGGCTCTTAAACCTTTCGGGCGATAATAAATCAAATGTAAATATTAAGCCGGGCGAAGTGCTCCAGTTTATGATAGTGTTTGCAAATATTGAAGACAATATAAAAGAGTACACGGTTGAAGTTGCGGGGTCCTCTCCTGCACAAAATAAGGGTTGA
- a CDS encoding SHOCT domain-containing protein: protein MLFKKKEDADSPFKWIMLACFILVLHVVLLASVGLMVIFFRGIINYMLWILIGGAVIIIAAVYYIYRRMKEEGKTLKETLSSPMFSGRPVEVSVLGGLASFKIGRPGNMPTLGNDQSKQFLQLEDSSSMRIRQLTELANLLENNLISRDEYNIAKQQIFKSFDSLNS, encoded by the coding sequence ATGCTGTTTAAGAAAAAAGAAGATGCGGACAGCCCTTTTAAATGGATCATGCTGGCCTGTTTTATTCTCGTGCTTCATGTTGTTTTGCTTGCGAGCGTTGGACTTATGGTTATTTTTTTCCGTGGCATCATTAATTATATGCTATGGATTCTTATAGGCGGCGCCGTAATAATAATTGCAGCCGTATATTATATTTACAGGCGCATGAAAGAGGAAGGGAAGACTCTTAAAGAAACCCTGAGTTCCCCGATGTTTAGCGGAAGACCGGTTGAAGTAAGTGTTTTAGGAGGGTTGGCATCTTTTAAAATAGGTAGGCCGGGCAACATGCCGACATTGGGTAATGATCAATCAAAACAATTCTTGCAACTGGAGGACTCAAGCTCTATGCGTATCAGACAACTCACAGAACTTGCCAACCTGCTTGAAAACAACCTGATTAGTCGGGATGAATATAATATAGCTAAACAGCAGATCTTCAAATCCTTTGACTCACTCAATTCGTGA
- a CDS encoding D-alanine--D-alanine ligase: protein MKKLTIALLSGGISSERKVSLCGGDHVYEALDKEKYIVIRYDPKTDLERLMADASKIDLALIILHGLFGEDGTIQGLLDLLDIPYQGSGVLGSAVAMNKLVSKKLYEQSNIPVPPYIAIRRSDKINPEKYVDQLGLPLVIKPVSGGSSIGMSMVKSIDSLKNAVDIAFAFDDAVLIETYIKGIELTGAVIGNDKPEVFPIVEIIPDKEHDFFDFHAKYTAGITQEICPARIDDNLAEKAKTYAKTAHLALGCKGYSRTDMILDNKDIYVLETNTIPGMTETSLFPLAAKTAGISFDRLLDNLIELGIERHKKSRHPHDNQKK, encoded by the coding sequence ATGAAAAAACTAACAATTGCTCTTCTTTCCGGAGGTATTTCTTCTGAGCGCAAGGTTTCGCTTTGCGGAGGGGACCATGTTTATGAGGCTCTGGACAAGGAAAAATACATTGTAATAAGATATGATCCAAAAACAGACCTTGAGCGTTTGATGGCAGATGCATCTAAAATCGATCTTGCTCTTATAATATTACATGGGCTTTTTGGCGAAGACGGCACAATTCAGGGACTTCTCGATCTTCTTGATATTCCATATCAGGGATCAGGAGTTCTTGGAAGCGCTGTTGCAATGAACAAGCTTGTTTCAAAAAAGCTCTATGAACAATCCAACATCCCTGTCCCGCCATATATCGCAATCAGGCGAAGCGATAAAATTAATCCTGAAAAATATGTTGATCAGCTGGGCCTGCCCCTGGTAATCAAACCGGTCAGCGGCGGTTCAAGCATTGGAATGTCCATGGTCAAATCAATAGATTCACTTAAAAACGCCGTTGATATTGCTTTTGCTTTTGACGACGCGGTCCTTATCGAAACATATATAAAAGGCATTGAACTTACAGGCGCTGTTATCGGCAATGATAAGCCGGAGGTTTTCCCTATTGTTGAAATCATACCTGATAAAGAACATGATTTTTTTGATTTTCATGCAAAATATACTGCCGGCATAACTCAAGAAATCTGCCCTGCCCGTATTGATGACAATCTGGCCGAGAAGGCTAAAACATATGCAAAAACAGCCCACCTGGCACTTGGCTGCAAAGGATACAGCCGAACCGATATGATCCTCGACAACAAAGATATATATGTTCTTGAGACCAACACCATCCCGGGCATGACTGAAACAAGCCTTTTCCCGTTGGCCGCGAAAACAGCGGGAATTAGTTTTGACCGGCTTCTCGATAACTTGATAGAGCTTGGCATCGAAAGACATAAAAAGAGCAGACATCCTCATGATAATCAGAAAAAATAG
- the purD gene encoding phosphoribosylamine--glycine ligase → MKVLVIGSGGREHAFVWKIAQSPKVKKIYCAPGNAGIADMATCVPISAEDIDNLVLFAKDKKIDLTVVGPEGPLSAGIVDVFETQGLNIFGATKKAAKIESSKSFAKNLMNKYKIPTAVGRTFTSYKKAETYLREMGAPVVVKADGLAAGKGVIVCATVSEALNALKKIMIKKDFGDAGNKVVIEECLFGEEASFIAFTDGKTVLPLPSSQDHKAIYENDKGPNTGGMGAYSPAPIVDKYMSRKIMEDIMIPTVRAMEAEGRPYKGVLYAGLMIDKDQIKVLEFNARFGDPETQPLLIRIKNDIIPIMEATIQGGLDKCRLEIDDRASVCVVMASGGYPGSYKKGMPITGLKNVSRMKDVVVFHAGTAAKDKTVVSSGGRVLGVTALGDSVTNAISKAYRAVSKISWDNVYYRKDIGQKAVERLKQPPRVGIVMGSDSDYAVMEETIAILKKFGIPYKMTVASAHRSPQRATEFASSAQKQGIKVIIAGAGHAAHLAGVIAAHTTIPVIGVPIDSSALKGLDALLSTVQMPPGIPVATVSIGKPGATNAGILAAQILAVSDPELAKILDGFKTEMAIQVDQKANKLNML, encoded by the coding sequence ATGAAAGTTTTAGTGATCGGCAGCGGCGGCAGAGAACATGCCTTTGTCTGGAAAATTGCTCAAAGTCCGAAAGTAAAAAAAATATATTGCGCGCCAGGAAATGCGGGAATTGCCGACATGGCAACCTGCGTGCCGATCAGCGCAGAAGATATAGATAATCTTGTTTTATTTGCAAAAGATAAAAAAATTGATCTCACAGTCGTCGGCCCGGAAGGGCCGCTGTCGGCTGGGATAGTTGATGTTTTTGAAACACAAGGCTTGAATATTTTCGGAGCGACAAAAAAAGCAGCTAAAATAGAATCCAGCAAATCCTTTGCAAAAAACCTGATGAATAAATACAAGATCCCGACCGCTGTCGGCCGGACATTTACCAGTTATAAAAAAGCTGAAACCTATTTACGGGAAATGGGCGCCCCTGTTGTTGTAAAGGCTGACGGGCTTGCCGCAGGCAAGGGCGTGATTGTATGCGCGACAGTCAGCGAGGCACTTAACGCTCTAAAAAAAATAATGATAAAGAAAGATTTTGGCGATGCGGGAAACAAGGTGGTGATTGAAGAATGCCTGTTCGGCGAAGAGGCCTCTTTTATCGCCTTTACCGACGGCAAAACCGTGCTTCCTCTCCCCTCTTCCCAGGATCACAAAGCAATATATGAAAACGACAAAGGGCCGAATACAGGAGGCATGGGGGCATATTCTCCGGCTCCGATAGTAGATAAGTATATGAGCAGGAAAATTATGGAAGACATTATGATCCCTACGGTTCGTGCTATGGAAGCCGAAGGTCGTCCATACAAAGGGGTCCTGTATGCCGGTCTCATGATTGATAAAGATCAGATTAAGGTTCTTGAATTTAATGCGCGCTTTGGAGATCCTGAGACTCAGCCCCTGTTAATCCGCATAAAAAACGACATAATTCCGATAATGGAGGCTACAATTCAAGGAGGGCTGGATAAATGCAGGCTGGAAATCGACGACAGAGCATCTGTATGCGTTGTCATGGCATCCGGCGGATATCCCGGGTCATATAAAAAAGGAATGCCGATTACAGGCCTGAAAAATGTTAGCCGGATGAAAGATGTTGTTGTTTTTCATGCCGGCACCGCTGCAAAGGACAAAACAGTTGTTTCAAGCGGCGGACGCGTCCTGGGAGTTACAGCCCTTGGAGATTCTGTAACAAATGCAATATCAAAAGCATACAGGGCTGTCTCGAAAATATCGTGGGACAATGTATATTATCGCAAGGATATAGGGCAAAAGGCTGTTGAAAGGCTAAAACAACCCCCAAGAGTAGGGATTGTCATGGGAAGCGATTCAGATTATGCTGTTATGGAAGAAACAATCGCAATTTTGAAAAAATTCGGCATCCCGTATAAAATGACCGTAGCATCTGCCCACAGGAGCCCCCAAAGGGCAACTGAATTTGCATCTTCCGCCCAAAAACAAGGGATAAAGGTTATCATCGCCGGCGCAGGACACGCAGCCCATCTTGCAGGAGTAATTGCCGCGCATACTACCATTCCGGTCATAGGGGTTCCGATAGATTCTTCTGCCTTGAAAGGTCTTGATGCACTCCTTTCCACCGTGCAAATGCCTCCGGGCATTCCTGTTGCCACGGTTTCAATCGGCAAACCAGGGGCAACAAACGCAGGCATACTTGCCGCCCAGATACTTGCTGTTTCTGATCCTGAACTTGCAAAAATACTGGATGGTTTCAAAACGGAAATGGCAATTCAGGTTGACCAAAAAGCAAACAAGCTTAATATGTTATGA
- a CDS encoding L-threonylcarbamoyladenylate synthase produces MKRVKCQVFDKIRRIDPVNPEHALIVEAACAMEKGGVVIFPTSFIYGLGADAFNVDAIDRVFKIKNRPHNKPLSVLVKNQEALYSLVQHIPSYASIIMDRFWPGKITIVFKAKEGLPENLTAGTGTIGVRIPVHTAACALVNALDNPITGTSANFSGHAGCSRISDLDPLISDEIDLILDAGSLEGGIGSTVIDATGNQPTILRHGAIAAKDIFAVLS; encoded by the coding sequence ATGAAACGTGTTAAGTGTCAGGTGTTTGATAAGATAAGAAGGATAGATCCGGTCAATCCTGAGCATGCTTTAATCGTTGAGGCGGCGTGTGCCATGGAAAAAGGCGGAGTCGTAATATTTCCCACAAGCTTTATTTATGGGCTTGGGGCGGACGCCTTTAATGTGGATGCAATCGACAGGGTTTTCAAAATAAAGAATCGTCCTCATAATAAACCCCTTTCCGTGCTGGTAAAAAATCAGGAAGCCTTATACAGTCTTGTACAACATATCCCATCTTATGCCTCAATTATCATGGACAGGTTTTGGCCCGGAAAAATAACTATTGTATTTAAAGCAAAAGAGGGGCTGCCGGAAAATTTAACAGCAGGCACCGGCACGATCGGCGTGCGCATACCTGTACATACAGCCGCCTGTGCTCTGGTAAACGCGCTGGACAACCCGATAACAGGAACAAGCGCCAACTTTTCAGGCCATGCCGGGTGCTCGCGAATATCGGATCTTGATCCGCTGATTTCAGATGAAATTGATCTTATACTTGATGCCGGATCGCTGGAGGGCGGCATTGGATCAACCGTAATCGACGCTACCGGTAATCAGCCAACGATTTTGAGGCACGGAGCAATTGCTGCAAAGGATATTTTTGCAGTTTTAAGTTAG
- a CDS encoding site-specific integrase: MIYKRGAVYWIKYYRNGKPYRESTKSSKETEAKHLLKRREGEIAQGKIPGVVFDKVRFKDLVEGFLADYRINEKKSLVRAERSVKHLNKAFDGMRVTNINSPAINRYIEKRLEEGAANATINRELAALKRIFNLAARQTPPKIDKVPYISMLKESNVRKGFFEHSDFLALREALPDYLKGFVTFAYKTGWRVSEIKGLTWSQVDLVNGIVRLETGETKNDEGRTVYLDEELQEVFQKQAEYQKGRKTILPWVFTTNTSDSVLKDFRGAWTTACETAEIGKRIFHDFRRTAIRNMVRAGIPERVAMMISGHKTRSVFDRYNIVSDTDLRLASQKTETYLQAQTGTISGTVTKIENKRGQAVNA; encoded by the coding sequence ATGATCTATAAGAGGGGGGCGGTTTACTGGATAAAGTATTATCGCAACGGAAAACCTTACAGAGAAAGCACAAAGTCAAGCAAGGAAACGGAGGCAAAGCATCTTTTGAAGCGGCGTGAAGGTGAAATCGCACAAGGAAAGATTCCGGGGGTTGTATTTGACAAGGTGAGATTCAAGGACCTGGTAGAAGGATTCCTTGCCGATTATCGGATCAACGAAAAGAAATCCCTTGTGAGAGCAGAAAGAAGCGTCAAACATCTTAACAAGGCATTCGATGGAATGAGAGTAACGAACATAAACAGCCCTGCAATCAACCGCTATATAGAAAAGAGGCTAGAGGAAGGGGCTGCAAATGCAACAATAAACAGGGAGCTTGCCGCATTAAAAAGGATTTTCAATCTTGCCGCAAGACAGACACCACCGAAAATCGACAAGGTGCCTTATATATCTATGCTCAAGGAAAGCAATGTCCGTAAGGGTTTCTTTGAACACAGTGATTTCTTGGCTTTACGGGAGGCCTTGCCGGATTATCTCAAGGGCTTTGTCACCTTTGCCTATAAAACCGGATGGAGGGTGTCAGAAATCAAAGGGCTTACTTGGTCACAGGTTGATCTTGTGAACGGGATTGTTCGACTTGAGACGGGGGAAACTAAGAACGATGAAGGGCGGACAGTCTATCTTGATGAAGAATTACAAGAGGTTTTTCAAAAGCAAGCGGAATATCAAAAAGGAAGAAAGACTATCCTTCCTTGGGTGTTTACCACAAACACGAGCGATAGTGTGCTGAAGGATTTCCGGGGAGCATGGACAACGGCTTGCGAAACGGCTGAGATCGGCAAACGGATATTCCATGATTTTCGCAGGACAGCAATCAGGAACATGGTCAGGGCCGGAATCCCTGAAAGGGTTGCAATGATGATTTCAGGCCATAAGACCAGATCAGTTTTTGACCGATACAACATTGTCAGTGATACCGATTTAAGGCTTGCTTCACAGAAAACGGAAACCTACCTTCAGGCACAAACGGGCACAATTTCGGGCACAGTCACCAAAATTGAAAATAAAAGGGGTCAAGCCGTCAATGCCTAA
- a CDS encoding helix-turn-helix transcriptional regulator, with amino-acid sequence MKPINLKKWRLKNDWSQEQLASALGVTIQAVSRWERGTRKIPSFLFLALDQLESKGDDLKPKTKRKRLSGGEKWE; translated from the coding sequence ATGAAACCGATTAACTTAAAAAAATGGAGGTTAAAAAACGATTGGAGTCAAGAACAGTTGGCGTCTGCACTGGGTGTTACGATTCAGGCAGTGTCAAGATGGGAACGGGGAACCAGGAAAATTCCTTCTTTTCTTTTTTTAGCACTTGATCAATTGGAAAGTAAGGGGGATGACCTGAAACCTAAAACCAAACGCAAAAGGTTAAGTGGGGGGGAAAAATGGGAATGA
- a CDS encoding helix-turn-helix domain-containing protein, protein MQRAKISKRLYSIPEAAIYLGRSVWGIREMVWANKLPCIKDGRRVLLDIQDMNKWIEQNKTNFSY, encoded by the coding sequence ATGCAAAGGGCAAAAATATCAAAACGTCTTTACTCCATACCGGAGGCGGCGATCTATCTTGGACGAAGTGTCTGGGGAATCCGTGAAATGGTATGGGCGAATAAACTGCCTTGCATTAAGGATGGAAGAAGGGTTTTGCTTGATATTCAAGACATGAATAAATGGATAGAACAAAATAAAACTAATTTTTCTTATTAA
- a CDS encoding DEAD/DEAH box helicase, producing the protein MKITLTNNLTISGAPEALLRKIRGILTIENPVFLDNKKMGRWNGNTPAHLKFYEKTDNGGLVIPRGFTKQLITMAHELDLPYQLEDNRRTLPVIDFTFHGKLRPFQEKAVTGILSRDFGTLSAATGSGKTVIALYMIAKRKQPALIVVHTKELLNQWIDRIETFLKIPKDEIGIIGNGKHTIGAKITVALVQSLYKCAEEVSQHIGHLIIDECHRAPSRTFTEAVTAFDSKYMLGLSATPWRRDGLSKLIYWHIGDVSHEVDKTGLIENGDILQADIVIRETNFTTCLDPSNEYSKMLSELTQDTERNHLITSGVAKEAKNGGGICLVLSDRKAHCKALQQVLTDDYNVSSVLLTGDIPAKQRQDIVNRLNKGRIKVLIATGQLIGEGFDLPEMQTLFLTTPISFDGRVLQYLGRVLRPSPGKKNAKVYDYADVNVGVLKAAANSRQMVYKKQR; encoded by the coding sequence ATGAAAATCACCTTAACCAACAATCTGACAATTTCCGGGGCACCGGAAGCCTTACTACGAAAAATCAGGGGAATCTTGACCATAGAGAATCCGGTTTTTCTTGATAATAAAAAAATGGGCAGGTGGAATGGGAACACACCTGCTCACTTGAAGTTTTATGAGAAAACAGACAACGGCGGCCTTGTCATTCCCAGAGGTTTTACGAAGCAATTAATAACAATGGCACACGAACTCGACCTACCATATCAGCTTGAAGATAATAGGCGGACATTGCCTGTAATAGACTTCACCTTTCACGGCAAGTTAAGACCGTTTCAAGAGAAGGCAGTTACAGGCATATTGTCACGTGACTTTGGGACATTATCAGCGGCAACTGGATCGGGTAAAACCGTTATAGCCTTATATATGATAGCAAAGCGCAAACAACCGGCATTGATTGTGGTTCACACTAAGGAGCTTTTGAACCAGTGGATTGATCGGATTGAAACCTTCTTAAAAATACCAAAAGATGAAATTGGCATTATAGGCAATGGCAAGCATACCATTGGCGCAAAAATAACCGTGGCACTGGTTCAGTCACTTTATAAATGTGCTGAGGAAGTTTCACAGCATATAGGGCATCTTATTATAGATGAATGCCACCGGGCGCCTTCCAGAACATTCACCGAAGCAGTGACGGCTTTTGATAGTAAATACATGCTTGGATTGAGCGCAACACCCTGGCGGAGAGACGGACTTTCTAAGCTGATATATTGGCATATTGGCGATGTTTCCCATGAGGTCGATAAAACAGGTTTGATTGAGAACGGAGACATCTTACAGGCTGATATTGTTATCAGAGAAACAAACTTCACAACCTGCCTTGATCCATCAAACGAGTATTCAAAAATGCTTTCAGAGCTTACACAAGACACAGAAAGAAACCATTTAATAACTTCAGGTGTAGCCAAAGAAGCAAAGAACGGCGGGGGAATATGTTTGGTGCTGTCAGACAGAAAAGCGCACTGTAAAGCCTTACAGCAAGTCTTGACGGATGATTATAATGTTTCTTCAGTATTACTAACCGGAGATATACCTGCAAAACAAAGACAGGATATTGTCAACCGTTTAAACAAAGGCCGAATCAAGGTGCTTATAGCCACAGGACAGCTTATTGGAGAGGGCTTTGATCTGCCTGAAATGCAAACCTTGTTCTTGACCACACCTATCAGCTTTGACGGCAGGGTTCTTCAATATTTAGGCAGGGTATTAAGACCATCACCCGGTAAGAAAAATGCAAAAGTATATGACTATGCAGACGTGAACGTCGGCGTCTTAAAGGCGGCGGCAAACTCACGGCAAATGGTTTATAAAAAACAAAGATGA
- a CDS encoding winged helix-turn-helix domain-containing protein has product MKNLINDDEKFVALLDEGKTGKEVAAFFNVSPSAVSQRLKKLKLQAQSDAVLTPLSKEKQAFVIERASGKNNLEAARVAFPNCTTKESLKVMGSRCNADPDVTIALSTLMAQEGIPRRKRIGRLKDMIMSPDMTAVGKGLDMSWKLDGAYAPEEIHIVPYDPVAMRERFAELKALMQEAIEMEKNTIEVKTTNE; this is encoded by the coding sequence ATGAAAAATCTAATAAATGACGATGAAAAGTTTGTAGCACTACTGGATGAAGGAAAGACAGGAAAGGAAGTTGCGGCGTTTTTCAATGTTTCCCCTTCGGCAGTAAGTCAGAGGTTGAAGAAGTTGAAGTTACAGGCGCAGTCAGATGCGGTTTTGACACCATTGAGTAAAGAGAAGCAGGCTTTTGTTATCGAGAGAGCTTCGGGCAAGAATAACCTTGAGGCTGCCCGTGTAGCGTTTCCGAACTGTACCACGAAAGAGTCTTTAAAGGTGATGGGGAGCCGATGCAATGCCGATCCAGATGTTACCATTGCCTTGAGTACTTTAATGGCACAAGAGGGCATCCCGCGCCGCAAACGGATAGGGCGATTGAAGGATATGATTATGAGTCCGGATATGACAGCGGTTGGTAAAGGGCTTGATATGAGTTGGAAACTTGACGGCGCATACGCACCGGAAGAAATTCATATTGTTCCCTATGATCCGGTGGCTATGAGAGAAAGGTTTGCCGAACTCAAAGCCTTGATGCAAGAAGCGATTGAAATGGAAAAAAACACGATTGAAGTCAAAACCACAAACGAATGA